The window GACTCCAGATGCAATAGAGGTGGTGCTGGCTTGAATGTCGATGATGGCGGTTTAATGCATGTGCTTCCCGCTGCGCATGTCCTGTTTCCCACGGGTCGGTCCTTCATCAGTCTTCGGTCATGGAGCATTCCGGGTTGCTCGGCTCCATCATGACACCAACTACcttttactccgtacatgccgAGAGTGATGATAATTTCCCCTTCCGCGGTCGCATcatcggggggggggaccgACGTGCCCACCTAGTCGACAATTGCGATGGGCAGCAGAATCGTAGCGtcgcttctcctcctccgccaaAAAACGCCACACCGCACTCGGTACGACGACAAACCCTAAGCTCCAGTTACGAGtacgtcggcatcgaccttGCGAGAGACAAGCTTTCCCGTCGGCTCCACGAGACAAAAGAGGACACAGGGGGCAGGCAGCATCATGGAGCACATGGAAAGAGAAAGCGGCGGACGGATCTGTCCACCCCCAGGTTGGCGATCCAAGCATTCCGACAGAGGCCAGACGTTCACCACCCAGTCCGCTACGATATCAATCATCTAATCCGCCATGGCTACCCGTCCGATATTTACGGCAACGCATCCTCGCGCCTGCTCGACTGCTTTTGAACGGGTATGCTTGGCTCCCACACGGCGTCGCGCGGCGCCGGTACCGCCATGGATGGGTCCCAAGTTCGAACTGACATCTcatccccctcccctcctccagGTCTTCATGACCCGCCGCGATGTGCTCGAGAGCCAGCACGAGCCTTTTGGCGATGCCTTCTATTTCGGTCCCGAATTCCTCGGCACCCGCTTCAAGGACGACCCGGCCGCCCGCGCTGTGGCCCCAGAGCTTCAGCAGACGTACAAGCAGGTCCTCCACCAGTTTGACGAGGTCGAAAAACAGGTTCGCTCGCTCCTCAGCCGGCCGCTTCCTTTGGCATGGTGCTCTTCCGTCGTATGCTCTGCCGAGCTGCCTGCCTTGCCCCGAGTGGGGAGGGGCGGGTTGATGGATGGACTCgttgacgagctcctcgtcccacgtcgactcgtcgtcgtctgcgaAACGACAAGTCCGTCACCAACCAGACGATGGAACGTTCGACCACGACAGCAAGACATGCCGACCCCTCTCATCGTGCATTCTTCTCCCTCTCCGAGCAAGTGGAAAGCTGCGAGGAGAACGGATGCTTACGCGCACCCCAGGGCAAGCGCGTCTTTATCAAGGACATGGCTTACTATCTCTTCCCTCCTGACGGTCGGGCCGCCAGCATCGCTCCCtctctcggcggcggcgaggaaccAGGCAACCCGACGGTGGTGCCCCTCGATGTCCTGAGACGCTTTCACTTCACCTTTCTCAtccgccatcctcgccgcgcCATCCCCTCGTACTACCGCTGCACCGTACCGCCCCTGAGCGAGGTCACCGGCTGGGACACTTTTATGCCCAGCGAAGCGGGATACGAGGAACTCGTCCGCCTCTTCGACTTTCTCGCCAGAaatgacgtcgtcgacaagcagCACGTCAccgttgtcgacgccgacgacctgctcgacCATCCCGAGGAGACGGTCCGGCAGTACTGCGCccagacggccgtcgactaTCACCCCTCCATGCTGGAGTGGAACGACCAAGACAGGGAGCATGCCGAGAAGCTGTTTGCCAAGTGGAACGGGTTCCACAATGATGTCCTCGCCACCTCGAGGCTGCACGCCAGGTCGGCGGCTCAGGTAAGCACCCACCACGGCGCCTTCGAAAATGGAATCGTTGTCGGAACCCGGCTCAACTCTTGCGACGACAgaagacgtcgacgattGAGTCTGAGAACAAGGAGTGGGCCGACAAGTACGGCCCGGAGGGACAAAAGGTCATTCGCCAGGTTGTGGATGACAACATTCCTCACTATGAGTACCTCAGGCAGTTCTGTCTTCGAAAGTAGAACCGCTGCGACGGCTCCATCGAGGGGCCCCTTCCATGTCTGCATGCTTGTATCCGTATTCTCTGCCGAGTATAAGGGAAGATGTATGAATGCTATGATACAACAGCTGGCGAGCGAGGCGCTCGCGTAGTCGGCAACCAGCACCCGCCTCGGCTGCCCACGCCCATCGTCCGCACGCGCCATCGAGGTCGTACCATTTCTACGACAATCCGATGGTGAAGCGACGGTATCCTTCCTCTCGGACGCCTTGCTCTAGGCCTCTGCTTTGGTTTCCTGCACCGCCGCTTCCGGCACTACGCCGAACGAGTATgcggcatcctcgagcaACCCGTGCGTGACATTGATGCTCCACGACTCTGCGTACCCCTTGTCCAAGTCATTCGACCAACTGACCGAGACGTCGGCTAGTTGCCTCTCACCCTCCGCAGACTCGCTCGCGACAACCTTGTTACCGGCTCCCTGCccggccaagacgacggccatgtcggcAATCGCGTTTTTCTTTTGTGCATTCAGCGCGATTCCTCGCTCCGCCTTGCTGCGAACAGGACGGTAGTCCACCCCCTTCGCTTTTTCCTCTGCAACTTTCTTCTTGTCGGCCGCCGAAAACTCGTCGGGTCGCTTGTATCGGAACTCATCCGTCCACGCGACCTCGTGTAGATGTTTCAGCTCTCGCAGCTTCTGAAAGACGGATCGTCCTATGGCGCCCTGGGGAAATTTAATCATCGCCATGGGTGACCAGTAGTCCTTGCGGAGCTTCGCAGGTTTCGTCTTCTTGCCGTTAAAGGGCAGTTGCTTCAAGTCGTGGACGCCCTGGGCGAAGTCAGCGAGCTGCTCATCTCAAGCGCATGATGTAAAATAAAAAGGGAAAAGGAACAAAAACCCACATCTAACTTGTCGTTGAAGGAGTAGATGATCTGTTCAGATCTCCGATGGCAAAACACCCAGATCCtttcgccatggccgtcaggGCCCTGGAAGCCGGTCGTTGCGTGTCGGCGCCGGTTCGTGTGAACTTGACGGATGCATGTCCGTATTAGACGAGGCAATTGGCCAAACCGATTCGATGAAGCCGCATTCATGATCGGCTGTTGTCGCTGATGTCGAGAGTAATCACGCCGCAACGAGCAAAATCGTTGGTTGCCAATCCCTGAGCTGGCGCGACATCACGTGATGTAGAAAGTGAAGCAAATATCCAGCCTACCATTATTGCTCTacttatggagtacatgtattaattactataataagtacatgtactgtatggagtaagggtacaactactctgtactccgtacctgtacctgtatCACCTGTACCAtagaacggagtacatgtacttgcttactacTCCATACGGCACTTACCTACATGCCGCTCAACCCGTGGTCCAATCAGAGAGCTTCCTCACCACCGATCAATCAGTGGCCTGATCTGTGACATCACGGTGGTTTCTGGTGGGTTCTAGCTCTCCCCATGGCCGGTTCCAGCTGCTCCCAGTTGCATCCAGAGCTTCCGTGCAGCTTCTACCACGAACCCAGCTTCGTCCGGCATCATTCAATTTCTCCCGCCCCACCACCTTGCAACAGATAAATTCGTAGGCTGTGAGGTTCGAAAGTTATTTTCTCTCCTCTTCATTCATCATTCACGACACACCCCGTTCACAGACCGTCGATGCCCGACACTGCATGCATCGCGACACGAATTGAAGCCCCTCACCGTAGAGCTTCTCCAGTAACGACCCAAGTTCACAACATATCCGCGTTCGTCGTCAAGACATAAACCGCCACGATGAACGCGCGAATGGACTTCACCGACCGGGCCCAGAAGGCTGTCGAGGACGCCATGGCCCTGGCCGAACAGTACGGCCATTCACAGCTTGTTCCCGTCCACTTGGCCGTCTCCCTGCTTGAACCGCCAATCGACCAGTCCAAGGACCAACAGAATGGACCGGCCCAGTCGACAATCACCCTTTTCCGACAGGTCGTTGAACGAGCACACGGCGACCCCCAGCTCTTCGATCGAGCGCTCAAGAAGATGCTCGTCCGACTCCCGAGCCAAGATCCTCCGCCAGAACAGGTTTCTCTATCAGCTTCATTTCACAAAGTTTTGCAAGATGCAATGAAATTGCAAAAGGTTCAAAAGGATACCTacatcggcgtcgaccatCTCATCACTTCGCTGTCGGAGGACCACAACATCCAGACGGCCCTTCGGGAGGCCAACATACCCCAGGCCAAGTTTATCCAAGAAGCCGTCCAGGCGATCCGAGGTACGAAGCGGGTAGACAGCAAGACGGCCGATACCGAAGAGGAGAACGAGAACCTGGCCAAGTTTACCATCGacatgacggccatggcgagggaCAAAAAAATCGATCCCGTTATTGGCCGAGAGGAGGAGATTCGCCGCGTCGTCCGGATTCTGTCGCGGCGCACCAAGAACAACCCGGTCCTCATCGGCGAACCCGGCGTGGGAAAGACCACAGTCGTCGAAGGTCTTGCCCAGCGAATCGTCAACCGCGACGTTCCCGACAATCTGAAGAACTGCAAACTGTTGTCACTCGATGTCGGAGCGCTCGTTGCAGGAAGCAAGTTTCGTGGAGAGTTCGAGGAACGGATGAAGGGAGTCTTGAAGGAGATTGAAGACTCCAAGGATGTcatcgtcctcttcgtcgacgaAATACACCTGCTCATGGGCGCCGGCTCCTCCGGCGAGGGCGGAATGGACGCGGCGAACTTGCTGAAGCCGATGCTCGCCCGTGGCCAGCTTCATTGCATCGGTGCCACGACGCTAGCCGAGTACCGAAAGTATGTCGAAAAGGACGCCGCGTTTGAGCGTCGATTCCAGCAGGTCATGGTCAAGGAACCGACCATCCCCGAGACAATCTCCATTCTCCGCGGTCTCAAGGAACGATACGACCGACACCACCGCGTCACCATTCTCGACAGCGCGCTGGTCGCTTCGGCAAACTTGGCGGCCCGCTACCTGACGTCGCGGCGAATGCCCGACTCGGCTATTGActtggtcgacgaggccgccgccgccgtgcggGTGGCGCGAGAGTCCCAACCGGAGATCATCGACTCGCTCGACCGCAAGCATCGACAGCTGATGATCGAAATTGCCGCCCTGGAGAAGGAGCATGACGAAGAGTCCAAGAAACGACTGCAGCAAGCCAAGAAGGATGCACAGAacgtcgaggaagagctCGAGCCGCTTCGAGCAAAGTATAAGAACGAAATCAAGCGGAGCGAAGAGATCCACCAGGCCAAACTCAAGCTCGACGATCTGGTGAAGCGGCTCGAGGATGCGATGAACATGGAACAACacgccaaggcggccgaccTCAAGTACGGTGCCATCCCGGAGCAGGAGGCAGTCATCAaggacctcgaggccaagaaggtggcggccgacgccgccttgAACGCGACAGGTGCCGATCCCGGCAGCGCCATGGTCACCGACATCGTCACGGCCGACCACATCAACGAAATCGTGGCCCGATGGACGGGAATCCCCGTCACCCGCCTCCGAACTTCGGAGAAGGAAAAGCTGATCCACATGGAGAAGGTTCTGAGCAAGGTGGTTGTCGGCCAGAAGGAGGCAGTCCAGTCGGTCGCCAATTCAATCCGCCTCCAGCGCTCCGGCCTCAGCAATCCGAACCAGCCGCCGAGCTTCCTCTTCTGCGGTCCCTCCGGCAC of the Drechmeria coniospora strain ARSEF 6962 chromosome 01, whole genome shotgun sequence genome contains:
- a CDS encoding heat shock protein 101, translating into MNARMDFTDRAQKAVEDAMALAEQYGHSQLVPVHLAVSLLEPPIDQSKDQQNGPAQSTITLFRQVVERAHGDPQLFDRALKKMLVRLPSQDPPPEQVSLSASFHKVLQDAMKLQKVQKDTYIGVDHLITSLSEDHNIQTALREANIPQAKFIQEAVQAIRGTKRVDSKTADTEEENENLAKFTIDMTAMARDKKIDPVIGREEEIRRVVRILSRRTKNNPVLIGEPGVGKTTVVEGLAQRIVNRDVPDNLKNCKLLSLDVGALVAGSKFRGEFEERMKGVLKEIEDSKDVIVLFVDEIHLLMGAGSSGEGGMDAANLLKPMLARGQLHCIGATTLAEYRKYVEKDAAFERRFQQVMVKEPTIPETISILRGLKERYDRHHRVTILDSALVASANLAARYLTSRRMPDSAIDLVDEAAAAVRVARESQPEIIDSLDRKHRQLMIEIAALEKEHDEESKKRLQQAKKDAQNVEEELEPLRAKYKNEIKRSEEIHQAKLKLDDLVKRLEDAMNMEQHAKAADLKYGAIPEQEAVIKDLEAKKVAADAALNATGADPGSAMVTDIVTADHINEIVARWTGIPVTRLRTSEKEKLIHMEKVLSKVVVGQKEAVQSVANSIRLQRSGLSNPNQPPSFLFCGPSGTGKTLLTKALAEFLFDDAKAMIRFDMSEYQERHSLSRMIGAPPGYVGHDAGGQLTEALRRKPFSILLFDEVEKAAKEVLTVLLQLMDDGRITDGQGRVVDAKNCIVVMTSNLGAEFLTRPGAKEGRVDTGTRELVMGALRNYFLPEFLNRINSVVIFNRLTRKEIRKIVDLRISEIQKRLEDNGRKVRIEVSDEAKDYLGASGYSPAYGARPLARLIEKEVLNKLAILILRNNIRDGETACVELSDGKIVVLSNHPDSEMSDDDEMMTDEDDAVDEVAGDNMDEDIYS